In Halobacteriovorax marinus SJ, the following proteins share a genomic window:
- a CDS encoding SDR family NAD(P)-dependent oxidoreductase, translated as MKVFITGGTTGIGWSLAKIYLEEGHQVAICGRDLSKVESGANEKYKNLTCYKVDVTNRDEVLAAIDDFSKGELDLLVASAGRSVGSKTRTPNFEAARDVININVLGVLNSFEGALKNMLPNKRGHIAAIASVAGMVGLPGASSYSASKAAVLKLCESFSMDLHSENIKVSCIAPGFIDTPLTQKNDHSMPWLMSSEKAARKIKKALDRKLPLFVFPWQMKTVMFILERLPRWMYRFFMQLPFANYSK; from the coding sequence ATGAAAGTTTTTATCACTGGGGGGACGACAGGTATTGGTTGGTCTCTTGCAAAGATTTACTTAGAAGAGGGGCATCAGGTTGCGATCTGTGGTCGTGATTTATCTAAAGTTGAGTCTGGAGCAAATGAAAAATATAAGAATCTAACTTGTTATAAAGTTGATGTTACAAATAGAGATGAAGTCCTAGCGGCCATTGATGATTTTAGTAAAGGCGAACTAGATCTCTTAGTTGCCAGTGCTGGAAGGAGTGTTGGAAGTAAGACGAGAACTCCAAACTTTGAAGCAGCAAGAGATGTGATTAATATAAATGTCTTAGGTGTTCTCAACTCTTTTGAAGGAGCCTTGAAGAATATGCTTCCTAATAAAAGAGGTCATATTGCAGCCATTGCTAGTGTTGCTGGAATGGTGGGACTGCCGGGAGCGTCTTCGTACTCAGCTTCTAAGGCCGCAGTTTTGAAGTTATGTGAGTCTTTCAGTATGGATCTTCACTCTGAGAATATAAAGGTCAGTTGTATTGCACCTGGTTTTATTGATACACCTCTAACTCAAAAAAATGACCATAGTATGCCTTGGCTTATGAGTAGTGAAAAAGCCGCAAGAAAAATTAAAAAAGCCTTAGACAGAAAGCTTCCTCTCTTTGTTTTTCCATGGCAAATGAAGACGGTTATGTTTATACTGGAGAGACTTCCTAGGTGGATGTATCGCTTTTTTATGCAGCTACCATTTGCAAATTATAGTAAGTAG
- a CDS encoding sulfite exporter TauE/SafE family protein, which translates to MLILGLIVTGIFVGLLSTFFGVGGGILIVPTLYTFFSFLPAQVVIATSLTLIFFNSTRNTYNFTKAGVKPNFKFVAPIALAMLIGVIVGGRLALILDAKTIKLIFSIFVFIIAIRNIFNKNKVADHNNWSPKFTFKTISLGTLTGLVGGLISGLTGLGGGAVLIPLFILILDIPFKKLSVHSNACMVVGTFTGMLTYLIQPTPTFVFNYRILEMGQVGYVNFSIVIALFIGSSLSSKLGVNLTQKVSPQVANMLFSILLMVISIKTFVSSQLF; encoded by the coding sequence ATGCTAATTCTCGGTCTTATTGTTACAGGTATTTTCGTAGGTCTTCTCTCAACTTTCTTTGGAGTTGGTGGTGGTATCCTTATCGTACCGACTCTCTACACGTTTTTTAGCTTCCTACCTGCTCAGGTGGTAATTGCAACCTCTTTAACTCTTATCTTCTTCAACTCCACTAGAAATACATATAACTTTACAAAAGCAGGCGTAAAACCAAATTTTAAGTTCGTTGCCCCCATTGCACTTGCTATGCTTATTGGAGTCATCGTTGGAGGAAGACTCGCCCTTATTCTTGATGCAAAAACTATTAAACTCATTTTTAGTATTTTTGTTTTCATCATTGCTATCAGAAATATTTTCAACAAAAATAAAGTAGCTGATCATAATAACTGGAGTCCAAAGTTTACATTTAAAACAATTTCCCTAGGGACACTTACCGGACTAGTAGGAGGACTCATTTCTGGCCTCACAGGACTTGGTGGCGGCGCTGTACTAATTCCCCTTTTTATACTCATACTCGATATCCCCTTTAAAAAACTCTCCGTCCACAGCAACGCCTGCATGGTGGTCGGAACATTTACTGGAATGCTCACCTACCTCATCCAACCGACTCCAACATTCGTTTTCAACTATAGAATTTTAGAAATGGGACAAGTCGGTTACGTTAACTTTTCAATAGTCATCGCACTATTCATTGGCTCAAGCCTCTCTTCTAAGTTAGGAGTCAACCTCACTCAGAAAGTTAGCCCACAAGTGGCGAATATGCTCTTCAGCATACTGCTGATGGTCATTTCAATAAAAACATTTGTATCTTCTCAATTATTTTAA
- a CDS encoding GyrI-like domain-containing protein produces MKVETINELKLVYGLTIRTKNENEMNQETAKIGNLWGSFYSEVAPLLNKEELVYGIYSSYESDHSGEFNVTAASEKKVDGTEAVAIEAGKYLVFTAQGEMPQAVIQVWTDIWNYFSDEDSEFKRLYKTDFELYDGPNSVKVYIGIQ; encoded by the coding sequence ATGAAAGTAGAAACAATTAATGAATTAAAATTAGTCTATGGCCTCACGATCCGTACTAAGAATGAAAATGAGATGAACCAAGAGACTGCGAAAATAGGAAATCTATGGGGAAGCTTTTATTCAGAAGTTGCTCCTCTCCTTAATAAAGAAGAACTTGTCTATGGAATTTATTCATCCTATGAGTCTGATCACTCTGGCGAGTTTAATGTAACGGCCGCCTCAGAAAAGAAAGTTGATGGAACAGAAGCTGTGGCGATAGAAGCAGGAAAATACCTTGTTTTTACTGCACAAGGTGAAATGCCACAGGCCGTGATTCAAGTATGGACTGATATTTGGAATTACTTCTCTGATGAAGATTCAGAGTTTAAGCGTCTTTATAAAACAGATTTTGAACTTTATGATGGGCCAAATTCCGTAAAAGTTTATATCGGAATACAGTAG
- a CDS encoding YaiI/YqxD family protein yields MKIWVDADACPKIVKELLFKSCLRLEIPICLVANSYMNVPFHKLISFVKVESGDDVADMYIANHIAPEDLVVTADIPLAAQVVEKGTVAINPRGELYDDENIGERLSMRDFMKDLRDSGVVTGGPEPFGAKDKENFANSLSKILAQKGYK; encoded by the coding sequence ATGAAAATTTGGGTTGATGCAGATGCTTGTCCCAAAATTGTAAAGGAGCTTTTATTTAAGAGCTGCCTTCGTTTGGAGATTCCTATTTGTCTGGTAGCGAATTCTTATATGAATGTTCCTTTTCATAAGCTGATCTCATTTGTAAAAGTTGAAAGCGGCGACGATGTTGCTGACATGTATATTGCGAACCATATTGCTCCAGAAGATTTAGTGGTTACAGCAGATATTCCACTTGCTGCTCAAGTTGTGGAAAAAGGAACTGTGGCAATAAATCCTCGTGGAGAGCTATACGATGATGAGAATATAGGTGAGAGGCTCTCTATGCGTGATTTTATGAAAGACTTAAGAGATAGTGGAGTTGTAACTGGAGGTCCTGAACCTTTTGGTGCTAAGGACAAAGAAAACTTCGCCAATTCACTAAGTAAAATACTCGCTCAAAAGGGCTACAAGTAG
- a CDS encoding DUF6172 family protein, with protein sequence MKKIFNLTAPNKKPERQADSVKYEIKKYIKRERRKELPEGHSCWELDCKIGKDQNQAQVITPDRFSSMIDEFVAQGCESIYVEVLSRAGHRPKKK encoded by the coding sequence ATGAAAAAAATATTTAATCTTACAGCTCCAAATAAGAAACCAGAGCGCCAGGCTGACTCCGTAAAATATGAAATAAAGAAATACATAAAGAGAGAGCGCCGCAAAGAACTCCCAGAGGGACATAGCTGTTGGGAGCTTGATTGTAAAATTGGCAAAGATCAAAACCAAGCACAAGTAATAACACCAGATAGGTTCAGCTCAATGATCGATGAGTTTGTAGCTCAAGGGTGTGAATCTATTTACGTCGAAGTTCTAAGTCGTGCGGGACATAGACCAAAGAAAAAATAA